From a single bacterium genomic region:
- a CDS encoding heparinase II/III-family protein yields MISIRSIKMTCLAGLGLVFLLAGAVRAERHPVPREHPRLFGGVERLRELAAQRHEAFIRMDETALEAQGGDQEYLFSAALAAAVTADTDLARAAVERALKLVRGSIRVGHQTFGIDLANCAVVFDYCRAAWTDSEAAEFIGYMNRTIDANTGSELSVFHNGFYSYKNAGIAVACYATYYENPRAPEILAALEKEIRARVLPAWRLAGDGGGWAEGYYVHYWTFQWLIYCDIALRLEGLDWFAESPEFLGQRAVASMFECYPGIEERGTRHLAPMGDSGGRIYLWERDHDLTCRRILAARFRDDPSHRAVAAFDRGTPTLGQPLYAFMDFLWNDTTVTPGGLDSLKLSHLSRGPGFVYARSSWEQDATYFFFKCGPRFTSHQHLDAGHFDIYKGGELAGDGGQFYGFSTDHEVNYLCRSIAHSTLLVKDPAETWPHIRAYAGAIANDGGQHHDWPHHNGAVQDAADFLGHPELYDTARLIAFEDKGDYLYTAGDCSRAYRRSKLECFTRQIVFLRPGTFIIFDRVKSTRPEYAKTWLLQAMKVPQRLGDGRLVLDNGKGRLFVQSCLPAGARVNLVSGDALYRIDGVAHLPLHDVGPAPECRVEVSPSRAAREDCFLHVLTATDSGVEDVPAAVVEETKKEVRVRIGDTSVTFEKAKVGGAVEIKGKSTPLADGIVD; encoded by the coding sequence ATGATATCGATCCGTTCGATCAAGATGACATGCCTGGCCGGACTGGGGTTGGTCTTTCTCCTGGCCGGGGCCGTTCGCGCCGAGCGCCATCCCGTGCCGCGCGAGCACCCGCGCCTGTTCGGCGGCGTAGAGCGCCTGCGCGAACTGGCGGCACAGCGTCATGAGGCTTTCATCCGCATGGACGAGACCGCGCTCGAAGCCCAGGGCGGCGATCAGGAATACCTGTTCAGCGCGGCCCTGGCCGCCGCCGTGACCGCGGACACCGACCTGGCCCGGGCTGCGGTGGAGCGGGCGCTCAAGCTGGTGCGCGGATCGATCCGGGTGGGGCATCAGACTTTCGGGATCGACCTGGCCAACTGCGCGGTGGTGTTCGACTATTGCCGCGCCGCCTGGACCGACTCCGAGGCGGCAGAATTTATCGGCTACATGAACCGCACTATCGACGCCAACACCGGCAGCGAGTTATCCGTATTCCATAACGGGTTCTACAGCTACAAGAACGCCGGGATAGCCGTGGCCTGTTACGCCACCTACTACGAGAACCCGCGCGCCCCGGAGATACTGGCCGCCCTGGAGAAAGAGATACGCGCGCGCGTGCTGCCCGCCTGGCGTCTCGCCGGTGACGGCGGCGGCTGGGCCGAGGGCTACTACGTGCACTACTGGACATTCCAGTGGCTGATCTACTGTGACATCGCCCTTCGCCTGGAGGGCCTGGACTGGTTCGCCGAAAGCCCGGAATTTCTGGGCCAGCGTGCCGTGGCCAGTATGTTCGAGTGCTATCCTGGAATAGAGGAGCGCGGGACCCGTCACCTGGCGCCCATGGGCGACAGCGGCGGACGGATCTACCTCTGGGAGCGCGACCACGACCTGACCTGCCGCCGTATCCTGGCCGCCCGTTTCCGCGATGACCCGTCCCACCGGGCCGTGGCGGCGTTCGACCGGGGCACCCCGACGCTCGGCCAGCCGCTCTACGCGTTCATGGATTTCCTCTGGAACGACACCACTGTCACGCCCGGCGGCCTCGACTCGCTCAAGCTCTCGCATCTGTCGCGCGGGCCGGGGTTTGTCTACGCTCGCAGCAGTTGGGAGCAGGACGCGACCTATTTCTTCTTCAAGTGCGGGCCGCGGTTCACCAGCCACCAGCACCTGGATGCCGGGCATTTCGATATCTACAAGGGCGGAGAGCTGGCGGGCGACGGCGGCCAGTTTTATGGCTTCTCCACGGACCACGAGGTCAACTACCTCTGCCGCAGCATCGCCCACAGCACGCTGCTCGTGAAAGACCCCGCCGAGACCTGGCCCCACATCCGGGCCTATGCCGGGGCGATAGCCAATGACGGCGGCCAGCACCACGACTGGCCACACCACAACGGCGCCGTGCAGGATGCCGCCGATTTCCTGGGCCACCCCGAGCTGTACGACACCGCCCGGCTGATCGCATTCGAGGACAAGGGGGATTACCTCTACACGGCCGGGGATTGCAGCCGGGCCTACCGCAGGAGCAAGCTGGAGTGTTTCACCCGCCAGATCGTGTTCCTGCGGCCCGGGACCTTTATCATTTTCGACCGGGTGAAAAGCACCCGGCCCGAGTACGCCAAGACCTGGCTGCTCCAGGCGATGAAAGTTCCTCAGCGGCTGGGGGACGGCCGCCTGGTGCTGGATAACGGCAAGGGCCGTCTGTTCGTCCAGAGCTGCCTTCCCGCCGGGGCCAGGGTCAATCTCGTTTCTGGGGATGCGTTGTACCGGATCGACGGGGTGGCGCACTTGCCCCTGCACGATGTCGGCCCGGCGCCGGAGTGCCGGGTGGAGGTCTCGCCCTCCAGGGCCGCGCGGGAGGACTGTTTCCTGCACGTGCTCACCGCCACGGACTCCGGGGTCGAGGATGTACCGGCGGCAGTGGTCGAGGAGACCAAGAAAGAGGTGCGGGTGCGGATAGGAGACACCAGCGTGACATTCGAGAAAGCGAAAGTCGGCGGAGCCGTGGAGATCAAGGGAAAGAGCACTCCGCTCGCCGACGGGATCGTAGACTGA